A single window of Rhodococcus jostii RHA1 DNA harbors:
- a CDS encoding glutamate synthase-related protein: MNTSATESGLYDRTLDKSSCGVGFITRKDGIQTHDVLIRGHEALCAVPHRGGMSAEGVGDGAGVCVDLSVPFFRTLTGQDDLEAGRFGVGNFFLPTDVAFHGDAEAVIERALADQGFHVLLERDVPVDATVLRPAAIRHQLPIRQWVFTAPDACADETEFDRRIHDALLAIEAVAYTQPDLAGLYPLSLSARTQVLKGRLNSNEVMPYFQDLVDPAHAIHTLYFHTRFSTNTDPHPTMAQPFRLMAHNGELNTDKKNRLSETALARARNREIVRPHGQSDSCRLDQTLQSRVVEDGLDLVTAVVSMMPPAWENDSTLSPEVRAMLEYFSLYEEKNDGPAALIFGDGTVVGARLDRLGLRPLRSVETDEYLCVTSEAGQIDFDPETVVHRGRIEAGGMLYFDHREGRSYSTDEALELLASRNDYPTLVAEARRTIEALPEVEAEPGPLRYNGDLERTQRYVAYSHNQESFKFMMDPMLASGQEKISAMGYGNAINALSDQEGGVAKYFSQRFAQVTNPSLDSIREADGMTLRVALGAKPNSGAQSAPQIVVPSPILTHMDMLRIRKQSETPVQRFPMLYTPVHGDSAANAAALEAAVDGLCDEVEAFAREQGGIAIVTDRHVATDRAALPMIVAISAVNQRLIEEGLRLRVSVVAESGQISSSHHVAAALGFGAAAIYPLAVRLRAEEKFADEADVAFKRFAKAAEKSLMKTMGRVGLCTAESYIGGEFFEPNYLDTDDRVLRRYFANVKTPVGGVGFAVIAQAVADWHQRALTVTGEKDVPLLGLFKERAEGAGHSYGTAAVRGFVDLTEEPISFDTAGTQDHTESLRLLPLNRLEDAFGLDDDAYRNAGFQKLTPEAIDCFEITPGYRAFARTMAEERTRRPAALRDVLDLPADVTFLTTAAEFRKQMGRFSRKGNNSFAVRGLESEAIGEDRFRLRLTGPHAGESRVLAALGESLVMRFGDDLLDHSVDGDALVVSTSGEALRCLSLLRTAPASVPIGQVQKASEITPFLTSGAMSHGALNSNAHEAVAHGTNMVGGMSNSGEGGEHISRYGTIRGSRIKQFASGRFGVWAGYLADPMLEELEIKIAQGAKPGEGGQLPAPKVTVEIAAARGGTPGVELVSPPPHHDTYSIEDLAQLIHDCKAARVRVIVKLVSSEGIGTIAVGVAKAGADVINVAGNTGGTGAAAVTSLKYAGRSAEIGVAEVHQALCANGLRQKVLLRCSGAHQTASDVVKSALLGADSFEFGTTALMMLKCVMAKNCNIKCPAGLTTNPELFDGDPRAMAQYLLNIAHETREVLAELGMSSLREARGRSDLLQLLDHPSSVGQLDLRAMLAVVEEVTIGDPVYLEKDYTLDDGWLVQLRAALVEQGEATVELGDGVHLSNRNKSVGAQLAVDIERMLNHELTDVELPAVLRDERGRGYLRDGSVRIATSGSAGLSYGAFCNDGMTLVHTGTANDGVGKGANGGSIVVRSPGGGSDRHGGNVLIGNFALFGATGGRTFVEGQAGDRFAVRNSGATAVVEGVGDFACEYMTNGAVLNLGSFGKGVGNGMSGGFVYQYDPEGKLPGKASADSILLGSITGDDEHAALHRQAVHVLLGWHLEATGSAKAAWLLENWETEQHHFVYGMPRALLQYQDSDEILKAKPRKELADELAAALVAHQVRKFKLDYRDGHAVLDGAVPGYGEADTEAMFALLNNYTVLNAAQEMALSKLPGVADPSDPAVDKAVRNLLLTEDFFLMQRLQRYAREALKDYSDEDLAVMVAAKRLADYKDALRRRNVRSIDAPGTYGWILHQDAKNVDKIGRLPGFEELFAQHALPDLIPTRDVVPS; this comes from the coding sequence TTGAACACGAGTGCCACCGAGTCCGGCCTGTACGACAGGACGCTCGACAAGAGCAGCTGCGGCGTGGGCTTCATCACCCGCAAGGACGGCATTCAGACCCATGACGTCCTCATCAGGGGCCATGAGGCCCTGTGTGCTGTTCCTCACCGTGGTGGCATGTCGGCGGAGGGTGTCGGCGACGGCGCCGGTGTCTGCGTCGACCTGTCGGTGCCGTTCTTCCGCACCCTGACCGGTCAGGACGATCTCGAGGCCGGCCGGTTCGGTGTCGGCAACTTCTTCCTCCCCACCGACGTGGCATTCCACGGCGACGCGGAGGCCGTCATCGAGCGGGCTCTCGCCGACCAGGGTTTCCACGTGCTGCTCGAGCGTGACGTGCCCGTCGACGCGACCGTGCTCCGGCCCGCCGCGATCCGGCACCAGCTGCCGATCCGGCAGTGGGTGTTCACCGCGCCCGACGCGTGCGCCGACGAGACCGAGTTCGACCGTCGCATCCACGACGCCCTGCTCGCGATCGAGGCCGTCGCGTACACCCAGCCCGATCTGGCCGGGCTGTACCCGCTGTCGCTGAGCGCCCGCACCCAGGTGCTCAAGGGCCGCCTCAATTCGAACGAGGTGATGCCCTACTTCCAGGACCTCGTCGACCCGGCGCACGCCATCCACACCCTGTACTTCCACACCCGGTTCTCGACGAACACCGACCCGCATCCGACGATGGCGCAGCCGTTCCGTCTGATGGCGCACAACGGCGAGCTCAACACGGACAAGAAGAATCGCCTGTCCGAGACGGCGCTCGCTCGTGCCCGGAACCGGGAGATCGTCCGCCCGCACGGCCAGTCGGACAGTTGCCGCCTCGACCAGACGCTGCAGAGCCGGGTGGTGGAGGACGGTCTCGACCTGGTGACCGCGGTGGTGTCGATGATGCCGCCGGCGTGGGAGAACGACTCCACCCTGTCGCCCGAGGTCCGGGCGATGCTCGAGTACTTCTCGCTGTACGAGGAGAAGAACGACGGCCCGGCCGCGCTGATCTTCGGCGACGGCACCGTCGTCGGCGCGCGGCTCGACCGGCTCGGGCTGCGTCCGCTGCGCTCGGTGGAGACGGACGAGTACCTGTGCGTCACGTCCGAGGCCGGGCAGATCGACTTCGACCCCGAGACCGTTGTGCACCGCGGACGCATCGAGGCCGGCGGCATGCTGTACTTCGACCACCGCGAGGGCCGCTCGTACTCCACCGACGAGGCACTCGAGCTGCTCGCCTCCCGGAACGACTACCCGACGCTCGTCGCGGAGGCCCGCCGGACCATCGAGGCGCTGCCCGAGGTCGAGGCCGAGCCGGGACCGCTGCGGTACAACGGCGACCTCGAGCGCACCCAGCGCTACGTCGCGTACTCGCACAACCAGGAAAGCTTCAAATTCATGATGGACCCGATGCTCGCGTCGGGTCAGGAGAAGATCTCCGCGATGGGCTACGGCAACGCCATCAACGCGCTCTCCGATCAGGAAGGCGGGGTGGCCAAGTACTTCTCGCAGCGTTTCGCCCAGGTCACGAACCCTTCGCTCGACAGCATCCGTGAGGCCGACGGCATGACGCTGCGTGTCGCGCTCGGCGCCAAGCCGAACAGCGGGGCGCAGTCTGCGCCGCAGATCGTGGTGCCGTCGCCGATCCTCACCCACATGGACATGCTGCGGATCCGCAAGCAGTCCGAGACCCCGGTGCAGCGTTTCCCGATGCTGTACACCCCCGTCCACGGTGACTCCGCCGCCAACGCGGCTGCGCTCGAGGCCGCGGTCGACGGGCTCTGCGACGAGGTGGAGGCGTTCGCCCGCGAGCAGGGCGGCATCGCGATCGTCACCGACCGTCACGTGGCCACCGACCGCGCCGCGCTGCCGATGATCGTGGCGATCTCCGCTGTCAACCAGCGGCTGATCGAGGAGGGCCTGCGCCTGCGGGTGTCCGTCGTCGCCGAGAGCGGTCAGATCTCGTCGTCGCACCACGTGGCCGCGGCCCTCGGTTTCGGCGCCGCCGCGATCTACCCGCTCGCCGTCCGTCTGCGCGCCGAGGAGAAGTTCGCCGACGAGGCGGATGTGGCGTTCAAGCGGTTCGCGAAGGCCGCGGAGAAGTCGCTGATGAAGACGATGGGCCGGGTCGGCCTGTGCACCGCCGAAAGCTACATCGGCGGCGAATTCTTCGAACCCAACTACCTCGACACCGACGACCGGGTGCTGCGCCGCTACTTCGCGAACGTGAAGACGCCGGTGGGTGGTGTCGGGTTCGCCGTCATCGCGCAGGCCGTCGCCGACTGGCACCAGCGCGCCCTGACGGTCACCGGGGAGAAGGACGTCCCGCTGCTCGGCCTGTTCAAGGAGCGCGCGGAGGGCGCGGGTCACTCGTACGGCACGGCGGCCGTGCGCGGCTTCGTCGACCTCACCGAGGAGCCCATCTCGTTCGACACGGCGGGCACGCAGGACCACACGGAATCGCTGCGACTGCTGCCGCTGAACCGGCTCGAGGACGCGTTCGGTCTCGACGACGACGCCTACCGCAACGCCGGCTTCCAGAAGCTGACACCCGAGGCGATCGACTGCTTCGAGATCACCCCCGGCTACCGCGCCTTCGCGCGGACGATGGCCGAGGAGCGCACCCGTCGTCCGGCAGCGCTGCGCGACGTGCTGGATCTGCCTGCCGACGTCACGTTCCTCACCACGGCAGCCGAGTTCCGCAAGCAGATGGGCCGCTTCTCCCGCAAGGGCAACAACAGCTTCGCGGTGCGCGGGCTCGAATCCGAGGCCATCGGCGAGGACCGGTTCCGGCTGCGGCTCACCGGCCCCCACGCGGGCGAGTCCCGTGTGCTCGCGGCGCTCGGCGAATCGCTGGTCATGCGGTTCGGCGACGACCTCCTCGACCACAGCGTGGACGGCGACGCCCTTGTGGTGAGCACGTCCGGTGAGGCGCTGCGATGTCTGTCGCTGCTGCGCACCGCTCCGGCGAGCGTGCCGATCGGTCAGGTGCAGAAGGCCAGCGAGATCACCCCGTTCCTCACGTCCGGCGCCATGAGCCACGGTGCGTTGAACTCCAACGCGCACGAGGCCGTCGCGCACGGCACCAACATGGTCGGCGGTATGTCGAACAGCGGTGAGGGCGGCGAGCACATCTCGCGCTACGGCACCATCCGCGGTTCCCGGATCAAGCAGTTCGCGTCCGGCCGTTTCGGTGTGTGGGCGGGCTACCTGGCCGACCCGATGCTCGAGGAACTCGAGATCAAGATCGCGCAGGGCGCCAAGCCCGGCGAGGGCGGGCAGCTGCCCGCACCCAAGGTGACCGTCGAGATCGCGGCAGCGCGTGGCGGCACTCCCGGCGTCGAACTCGTCTCTCCCCCACCGCATCACGACACGTACTCCATCGAGGACCTCGCGCAGCTCATCCACGACTGCAAGGCGGCGCGGGTCCGCGTCATCGTCAAGCTCGTGTCCTCGGAGGGCATCGGCACCATCGCGGTGGGTGTCGCGAAGGCCGGCGCCGACGTCATCAACGTCGCGGGCAACACCGGCGGTACCGGTGCCGCCGCGGTGACCAGCCTCAAGTACGCCGGACGTTCGGCGGAGATCGGTGTCGCCGAGGTCCATCAGGCGTTGTGCGCCAACGGGTTGCGGCAGAAGGTGCTGCTCCGGTGCTCCGGGGCGCACCAGACGGCGAGCGACGTCGTGAAGTCGGCGCTGCTCGGCGCCGACAGCTTCGAGTTCGGCACCACCGCGCTGATGATGCTCAAGTGCGTCATGGCCAAGAACTGCAACATCAAGTGCCCCGCCGGTCTGACCACCAACCCCGAACTGTTCGACGGTGATCCGCGGGCGATGGCGCAGTACCTGCTGAACATCGCGCACGAGACCCGCGAGGTGCTGGCCGAGCTGGGGATGTCCTCGCTGCGCGAGGCCCGGGGCCGCTCCGATCTGTTGCAGCTCCTCGACCACCCGTCGAGCGTCGGCCAGCTCGACCTGCGTGCGATGCTCGCCGTGGTCGAGGAAGTGACCATCGGCGATCCGGTGTACCTGGAGAAGGACTACACCCTCGACGACGGCTGGCTCGTGCAGCTGCGCGCCGCGCTGGTCGAGCAGGGCGAGGCCACGGTCGAGCTCGGCGACGGGGTGCACCTGAGCAACCGCAACAAGAGCGTCGGCGCCCAGCTGGCGGTCGACATCGAGCGGATGCTGAACCACGAGCTCACCGATGTCGAACTGCCCGCCGTGCTCCGCGACGAGCGCGGCCGCGGCTACCTGCGCGACGGCAGCGTCCGGATCGCCACGTCCGGGTCCGCGGGCCTGTCGTACGGTGCGTTCTGCAACGACGGCATGACCCTCGTCCACACCGGCACCGCCAACGACGGCGTCGGCAAGGGCGCCAACGGCGGCAGCATCGTCGTGCGCTCGCCCGGTGGCGGCTCCGACCGGCACGGCGGCAATGTGCTGATCGGCAACTTCGCACTGTTCGGCGCCACCGGTGGACGCACGTTCGTGGAGGGTCAGGCGGGCGACCGCTTCGCCGTACGCAATTCGGGTGCCACCGCGGTGGTCGAGGGTGTCGGCGACTTCGCCTGCGAGTACATGACCAACGGCGCCGTCCTCAACCTCGGCAGCTTCGGCAAGGGCGTCGGCAACGGGATGAGCGGTGGCTTCGTCTACCAGTACGACCCCGAGGGCAAGCTGCCCGGCAAGGCCAGCGCGGACTCGATCCTGCTCGGCTCCATCACCGGCGACGACGAGCACGCGGCGCTGCACCGTCAGGCCGTGCACGTGCTGCTCGGGTGGCACCTCGAGGCCACCGGCTCCGCCAAGGCGGCCTGGTTGCTCGAGAACTGGGAGACCGAACAGCACCACTTCGTGTACGGCATGCCGCGCGCACTGCTGCAGTACCAGGACAGCGACGAGATCCTGAAGGCCAAGCCCCGCAAGGAGCTCGCCGACGAACTCGCCGCCGCACTGGTCGCGCACCAGGTGCGCAAGTTCAAGCTGGACTACCGGGACGGTCACGCGGTGCTGGACGGCGCCGTGCCCGGCTACGGCGAGGCCGACACCGAAGCCATGTTCGCGCTGCTGAACAACTACACCGTGCTGAACGCGGCGCAGGAGATGGCGCTGTCCAAGCTGCCGGGTGTCGCGGATCCGTCCGATCCGGCGGTCGACAAGGCCGTCCGCAACCTGCTGCTCACCGAGGACTTCTTCCTCATGCAGCGGTTGCAGCGGTACGCGCGGGAAGCGTTGAAGGACTACAGCGACGAGGACCTGGCCGTGATGGTGGCGGCCAAGCGTCTCGCCGACTACAAGGATGCGCTGCGCCGCCGCAACGTCCGGTCCATCGACGCCCCCGGCACGTACGGCTGGATCCTGCACCAGGACGCCAAGAACGTCGACAAGATCGGCCGGCTGCCCGGTTTCGAGGAGTTGTTCGCGCAGCACGCTCTCCCCGATCTCATCCCCACGAGAGACGTGGTCCCCTCATGA
- a CDS encoding sulfite reductase subunit alpha: MKMPYIPQDAPFSEDQRVWLTGFLAGMSSRLVVGGSDAPAAAAGGQLPAMHVLYGSQTGNAEGVAEDAAAAARSQGFAPVVSALDDVDTDALAAMQRVLVVTSTYGEGEMPDNAELFWQALAAETAPRLENTDFAVLALGDTGYDGYCQAGKMIDTRLEQLGARRVTPRVDCDVDYEDTAAAWVADTLPLFAAVEGIRGESPVADVAEPETKPARKRSQWNRKNPYASTLSVNRRLSSETSAKEIRHYEFALADSGLEYEAGDALGVMPINDPALVDALVSRLGIPADAAVTGKERPFSDLLLHGYEISTPSHEFIDEIEKRAGDEELSHVLRHGDKEALDAWLWGKDVLDLLLLEPSVTLTADEFVGLLKPLQHRAYSISSSPLANPGSVHLTVASVRHSSAGRDRGGVCSTFLADRIAEGGSGGIFVSKNKSFRVPANDDAPMIMVGPGTGIAPFRAFLQERQARGASGRNWLFFGDQHRASDYIYEDEIGAMSDSGLLTRLDLAFSRDQAEKIYVQNRMVENGAELFAWLEDGGHFYVCGDATRMAKDVDRALHEVIATHGTLSTEQAADYVTKLKKEKRYLRDVY, encoded by the coding sequence ATGAAGATGCCCTACATCCCCCAGGACGCCCCGTTCAGCGAGGACCAGCGCGTGTGGCTCACCGGCTTCCTCGCCGGCATGAGCTCGCGCCTCGTCGTCGGCGGCTCCGACGCGCCCGCCGCGGCGGCCGGTGGGCAGTTGCCCGCCATGCACGTGCTGTACGGCAGCCAGACCGGGAACGCGGAGGGTGTCGCGGAAGACGCTGCGGCCGCGGCCCGTTCGCAGGGCTTCGCGCCGGTCGTGAGCGCGCTCGACGACGTCGACACGGACGCCCTCGCCGCCATGCAACGCGTCCTGGTCGTCACCTCCACCTACGGTGAGGGTGAGATGCCCGACAACGCCGAACTGTTCTGGCAGGCGCTGGCCGCGGAGACCGCGCCGCGACTGGAGAACACCGACTTCGCCGTCCTCGCGCTCGGCGACACCGGCTACGACGGGTACTGCCAGGCCGGCAAGATGATCGACACCAGGCTCGAGCAGCTCGGTGCCCGCCGCGTCACTCCGCGCGTCGACTGCGACGTCGACTACGAGGACACTGCCGCCGCGTGGGTCGCCGACACCCTCCCCCTGTTCGCGGCCGTCGAGGGCATTCGCGGCGAGTCCCCCGTCGCCGATGTCGCCGAGCCCGAGACGAAGCCGGCCCGGAAGCGGTCGCAGTGGAACCGCAAGAACCCTTACGCGTCCACGCTCTCCGTGAACCGGCGGCTGTCGAGCGAGACGTCCGCGAAGGAGATCCGGCACTACGAGTTCGCGCTCGCCGACAGCGGTCTCGAGTACGAGGCCGGTGACGCGCTCGGTGTGATGCCGATCAACGATCCCGCGCTCGTCGACGCTCTGGTGTCCCGGCTGGGCATCCCGGCGGACGCCGCCGTCACCGGGAAGGAGCGGCCGTTCAGCGACCTCCTGCTGCACGGGTACGAGATCTCCACGCCGAGCCACGAATTCATCGACGAGATCGAGAAGCGGGCGGGCGACGAAGAACTGAGCCACGTGCTGCGGCACGGCGACAAGGAAGCCCTCGACGCCTGGTTGTGGGGCAAGGACGTGCTCGACCTGCTGCTCCTCGAACCGTCGGTGACCCTGACCGCGGACGAGTTCGTCGGGTTGCTGAAGCCGTTGCAGCACAGGGCGTATTCCATCTCGTCCAGCCCGCTCGCCAACCCCGGCAGCGTGCACCTGACCGTCGCCAGCGTCCGCCACAGCTCGGCCGGACGCGACCGCGGCGGCGTGTGCTCCACGTTCCTCGCCGATCGGATCGCCGAGGGCGGCAGCGGTGGAATCTTCGTGTCGAAGAACAAGTCGTTCCGCGTCCCCGCGAACGACGACGCACCGATGATCATGGTCGGCCCCGGCACCGGCATCGCGCCGTTCCGCGCGTTCCTGCAGGAACGGCAGGCGCGGGGCGCGTCGGGACGCAACTGGCTGTTCTTCGGCGACCAGCACCGCGCGTCGGACTACATCTACGAGGACGAGATCGGCGCGATGAGCGACAGCGGTCTCCTCACCCGACTCGACCTCGCCTTCTCCCGCGACCAGGCGGAGAAGATCTACGTGCAGAACCGGATGGTCGAGAACGGCGCGGAGTTGTTCGCCTGGCTCGAGGACGGCGGCCACTTCTACGTCTGTGGCGACGCCACCCGGATGGCGAAGGACGTCGACCGGGCCCTGCACGAGGTCATCGCCACCCATGGCACCCTTTCCACCGAGCAGGCCGCCGACTACGTGACCAAGCTCAAGAAGGAAAAGCGCTACCTGCGCGACGTGTACTGA
- a CDS encoding flavodoxin domain-containing protein: MAVVILYGSEGGTSELVADNIADVLGDYGDTSLYDMMEFDAGDLDPENFHVIVCSTYGEGELPTGAEPFFEGLEEDEPDLTGLQFALFGLGDKVYEETYNRGGEIIAEKLVSLGAVQVGEHGRHDGSSSIRPKDQAEEWAKNIGEEFLG, from the coding sequence ATGGCAGTGGTGATTCTGTACGGCAGCGAGGGCGGGACCTCCGAACTGGTGGCCGACAACATCGCCGACGTGCTCGGCGACTACGGCGACACGTCCCTGTACGACATGATGGAGTTCGACGCGGGCGATCTCGACCCCGAGAATTTCCACGTCATCGTGTGCTCCACCTACGGTGAGGGCGAGCTGCCCACCGGCGCGGAACCCTTCTTCGAGGGTCTCGAGGAAGACGAACCCGATCTCACCGGTTTGCAGTTCGCGCTGTTCGGCCTCGGCGACAAGGTGTACGAGGAGACCTACAACCGCGGCGGCGAGATCATCGCGGAGAAGCTCGTCTCCCTCGGCGCGGTCCAGGTGGGCGAACACGGCAGGCACGACGGGTCCAGCTCGATCCGCCCGAAGGATCAGGCCGAGGAGTGGGCCAAGAACATCGGCGAGGAATTCCTCGGATAG
- a CDS encoding PaaX family transcriptional regulator produces MNSPTEPASAVLDDFDSRPGSATSLIRTVLGAYVRDLGGWVAIADFVELMQAVGIPSESTRIAVARLKKKGVLRPLTRDGRSGYEVTEQAEAMFRRGDPRIFGFRQMSETDPWRLISFTIPESQRAVRHQLRRRLGWIGCGTVSPGLWIAPEYLAREVQDIVDALGLSEYVTTFVSTSVFVPDSMGDAATRWWDLDGIAARHRDFLDRHRVALSAAEEVSPREAFVRFVPLLDEWRIIPYIDPGLPAGMLPEDWPGADSVRLFASARDRYLDGSRDWVRSVQSRLPV; encoded by the coding sequence ATGAACTCACCGACTGAACCGGCGAGCGCCGTCCTCGACGACTTCGATTCGCGGCCCGGCAGCGCGACGTCCCTGATCCGCACCGTCCTCGGCGCGTACGTGCGCGACCTCGGCGGGTGGGTGGCGATCGCCGACTTCGTGGAATTGATGCAGGCCGTCGGTATCCCCTCCGAATCGACGCGCATCGCAGTGGCCCGCCTGAAGAAGAAGGGGGTGCTGCGGCCGCTGACCCGCGACGGGCGGAGCGGGTACGAGGTGACCGAGCAGGCCGAGGCGATGTTCAGACGCGGCGATCCTCGGATCTTCGGCTTCCGTCAGATGTCGGAAACCGATCCCTGGCGGCTGATCTCGTTCACCATCCCCGAATCGCAACGGGCGGTGCGGCACCAGTTGCGCAGGCGACTCGGCTGGATCGGCTGCGGAACCGTGTCGCCCGGCCTGTGGATCGCCCCCGAGTACCTCGCCCGCGAGGTCCAGGACATCGTCGACGCGCTGGGCCTGTCAGAGTACGTGACCACCTTCGTGTCCACATCGGTGTTCGTCCCCGATTCGATGGGGGACGCGGCGACGCGGTGGTGGGATCTGGACGGCATCGCCGCGCGGCACCGCGACTTCCTGGACCGCCACCGGGTCGCTCTGTCTGCCGCAGAGGAGGTGTCGCCGCGCGAAGCGTTCGTCCGGTTCGTCCCGCTGCTCGACGAATGGCGCATCATCCCCTACATCGACCCGGGCCTGCCCGCCGGCATGCTGCCCGAGGACTGGCCCGGCGCCGACAGCGTCCGCCTGTTCGCGTCGGCACGGGACCGCTACCTCGACGGGAGCCGCGACTGGGTGCGGAGCGTGCAGTCGCGGCTCCCGGTGTGA
- a CDS encoding kynureninase: MMTTSTDVPAARAAELDAADPLRPYRDLFIGADDPSVPAYLDGNSLGRPTKASAERINAFVTQSWGGRLIRGWDEEWYDLPITIGDTLARVSLGAAAGQTTIGDSTTVLLYKLARGALALRPDRTEIVVDRDNFPTDRYVLEAVAGELGLTLRWIESDTRGGVTVDDLTSVVSERTALVVLSHVAYRSGYLVDAAGAARVTHDAGALLLLDLCHSVGSVPLELDTWGVDLAVGCTYKYLNGGPGSPAFAYVRADHQQDFVQPIWGWMGRDNPFAMEQGYRPAPGIRRVISGTPSVLGMIALQDTLALLDEVGMDAVRAKSIALTEYALDLVREVLIPLGVEIGSPEDSAERGGHVIIDHPRFQTVVERLWTKGVIPDFRAPQGLRLGLSPLSTSFGEVFAGILAIRDELTD, from the coding sequence ATGATGACCACCTCGACCGATGTGCCGGCCGCCCGCGCCGCCGAACTCGACGCCGCGGACCCGCTGCGCCCGTACCGCGACCTGTTCATCGGCGCCGACGACCCCTCGGTGCCCGCCTACCTCGACGGCAACTCGCTCGGCCGGCCCACCAAGGCGAGTGCCGAGCGGATCAACGCCTTCGTCACCCAGTCGTGGGGCGGCCGGCTCATCCGCGGGTGGGACGAGGAGTGGTACGACCTGCCGATCACGATCGGCGACACCCTCGCGAGGGTGTCGCTCGGCGCGGCCGCCGGGCAGACCACCATCGGCGACTCGACGACGGTTCTGCTGTACAAACTCGCGCGAGGTGCGCTCGCGTTGCGGCCGGACCGCACCGAGATCGTCGTGGACCGCGACAACTTTCCGACGGACCGCTACGTGCTCGAGGCCGTGGCCGGAGAACTCGGGCTCACGCTCCGGTGGATCGAATCCGATACCCGGGGCGGCGTCACCGTCGACGACCTGACGTCCGTGGTCTCCGAACGCACCGCGCTCGTCGTGCTCAGTCACGTCGCCTACCGCTCGGGCTACCTGGTCGACGCCGCCGGCGCCGCGCGCGTGACACACGACGCCGGTGCGCTCCTGCTGCTCGACCTGTGTCACTCCGTCGGCTCGGTTCCCCTCGAACTCGACACGTGGGGTGTCGATCTGGCGGTCGGGTGCACGTACAAGTATCTGAACGGCGGTCCGGGCTCACCGGCGTTCGCCTACGTTCGCGCCGACCATCAGCAGGACTTCGTACAGCCGATCTGGGGCTGGATGGGCCGCGACAACCCGTTCGCGATGGAGCAGGGCTACCGACCGGCGCCCGGCATCCGGCGGGTGATCAGCGGAACGCCGTCGGTCCTCGGCATGATCGCGCTGCAGGACACCCTCGCACTCCTCGACGAGGTCGGCATGGACGCCGTGCGCGCCAAGTCGATCGCGCTCACCGAGTACGCACTCGACCTCGTGCGCGAGGTGCTGATTCCCTTAGGCGTGGAGATCGGGTCGCCGGAGGACTCCGCCGAACGGGGTGGTCACGTCATCATCGACCACCCGCGGTTCCAGACCGTCGTCGAGCGACTGTGGACGAAGGGCGTCATCCCCGACTTCCGGGCCCCGCAGGGGCTGCGGCTCGGCCTGAGCCCGCTGAGTACCAGCTTCGGTGAGGTGTTCGCCGGGATACTCGCGATCCGTGATGAACTCACCGACTGA
- a CDS encoding tryptophan 2,3-dioxygenase, whose amino-acid sequence MGVQANTRAIEKDIVTDFSERMSYASYLDLDTLLSAQKPVSRPEHHDELLFIIQHQTTELWLKLVLHETLAARAAFDEDDIGRALKCVARVKHIQKTLTEQWSVLATLTPTEYSEFRRFLGNSSGFQSYQYRAVEFVLGNKNAGMLAVFEADPAAHDLLGRLLAEPSLYDAFWQCLSRLGYDVPASALDRDVTAAYTLNEDLLPLIKFVYENHDEHWAVYEAFEEFVDLEENFQLWRFRHMRTVLRTIGMKSGTGGSSGVGFLQKALDLTFFPELLAVRTEIGR is encoded by the coding sequence ATGGGCGTGCAGGCCAACACCAGAGCCATCGAGAAAGACATCGTCACCGACTTCAGCGAGCGGATGAGCTACGCCTCGTACCTCGACCTCGACACCCTGCTGAGCGCGCAGAAACCGGTGAGCCGCCCGGAGCATCACGACGAACTGCTGTTCATCATCCAGCACCAGACCACCGAACTCTGGCTGAAGCTCGTCCTGCACGAAACACTCGCGGCCCGAGCTGCTTTCGACGAGGACGACATCGGCAGGGCGCTCAAGTGCGTGGCGCGCGTCAAGCACATCCAGAAGACGCTGACCGAACAGTGGTCGGTCCTGGCCACGCTGACCCCCACCGAGTACTCGGAGTTCCGCCGGTTCCTCGGCAATTCGTCCGGGTTCCAGTCCTACCAGTACCGCGCCGTCGAGTTCGTGCTCGGCAACAAGAACGCCGGAATGCTTGCGGTGTTCGAGGCCGATCCCGCCGCCCACGACCTGCTCGGACGGCTCCTCGCCGAGCCGAGCCTGTACGACGCGTTCTGGCAGTGCCTGTCGCGGCTGGGGTACGACGTGCCGGCCTCCGCGCTGGACCGCGACGTGACCGCCGCCTACACGCTGAACGAGGACCTGCTGCCCCTGATCAAGTTCGTCTACGAGAACCACGACGAACACTGGGCCGTCTACGAGGCCTTCGAGGAGTTCGTCGACCTCGAGGAGAACTTTCAGCTGTGGCGCTTCCGCCACATGCGCACGGTGCTGCGGACCATCGGCATGAAATCCGGAACGGGAGGGTCCAGCGGAGTGGGATTCCTGCAAAAGGCGCTGGACCTGACGTTCTTCCCGGAACTGCTGGCCGTGCGCACCGAGATCGGACGATGA